Proteins co-encoded in one Arthrobacter alpinus genomic window:
- a CDS encoding ABC transporter permease, which translates to MGVVSRSVGNAFRNKVRSGAVVVILAVAIGLALAMLVANQAVGAKVDSLKSSVGTTITVNPAGSRGGLGGGTPLTTADAAKAAAVANVTSVNGVLTLRLGNSATASTTGSTGGTGSTGSTAQQGPGGGQGGGPGGGFGTSGTTSLKSAVEPGAIGQRNNSNGSSSSSGSTDSGGTSSGSTTAAPSFSIPIQATGVATSTTATGTAINVTSGAELSDFAATSTQALVGTTLAEKNSLTVGSTFTVQDRTMKVTGIFDAGTSFDNNAIYLPLAATQTLSDQADQLSSLNVEVNSIDNVASTQTALTAALGADKVDVSAGSANLESAISSLGSVQNISLIAFIASLVTAGLIVLLIMIMVVRERRREIGVLKAIGASNRTIGVQFVIEAMVLVVMGTVVGAVVAAFSSSPIANALVSGNTASATTGTATGPGFGIPGGGGPGAGGGPGGGGGFDRARGAFAGAEQLIGTINTSVGWQTLLIGVLGILLIAAIGALIPALLTAKVRPIEVLRGE; encoded by the coding sequence ATGGGTGTGGTTTCTAGAAGCGTGGGAAATGCGTTTCGAAATAAGGTGCGTAGCGGCGCCGTAGTAGTGATTTTGGCGGTGGCCATTGGTTTGGCACTCGCCATGTTGGTCGCCAACCAGGCCGTAGGCGCAAAGGTCGACTCCCTGAAATCCTCCGTGGGCACCACCATCACGGTGAATCCGGCAGGATCACGTGGCGGGCTAGGCGGTGGCACTCCGCTGACCACGGCAGACGCCGCCAAGGCAGCCGCCGTCGCGAATGTCACCTCTGTCAACGGTGTCTTGACACTCCGTCTTGGCAATTCAGCCACGGCCAGCACCACCGGAAGCACGGGAGGCACAGGAAGCACTGGCAGTACTGCCCAGCAAGGACCTGGCGGCGGGCAGGGCGGCGGACCCGGGGGTGGCTTCGGCACCAGCGGCACCACCAGTTTGAAATCCGCTGTTGAGCCGGGCGCCATTGGCCAGCGGAACAATAGCAACGGCAGTTCGAGTTCGTCCGGCAGCACCGATTCTGGCGGCACCAGCTCCGGCAGCACCACGGCCGCCCCGTCGTTCAGCATTCCGATCCAGGCCACGGGTGTTGCCACGTCAACCACCGCAACGGGAACGGCCATCAACGTCACCAGCGGCGCAGAATTGAGCGACTTCGCAGCCACCTCAACTCAAGCCCTGGTAGGGACCACACTGGCTGAGAAGAATTCCCTCACAGTGGGATCCACGTTCACTGTTCAGGACCGGACCATGAAGGTGACAGGCATTTTCGACGCCGGCACATCCTTCGACAACAACGCCATCTATCTGCCGCTGGCTGCAACTCAAACGTTGTCAGACCAAGCCGATCAGCTCAGCAGCCTGAACGTGGAAGTAAATAGCATTGACAACGTAGCCTCCACCCAAACGGCCCTGACCGCAGCCCTTGGCGCAGACAAGGTGGACGTCAGCGCAGGTTCCGCAAACCTGGAATCAGCCATTTCATCGCTGGGAAGCGTCCAGAACATCTCACTCATCGCCTTCATCGCATCGCTGGTGACGGCCGGCTTGATCGTGCTGTTGATCATGATCATGGTGGTGCGCGAACGCCGTCGTGAGATTGGTGTATTGAAGGCCATTGGCGCCTCCAACCGCACCATCGGCGTGCAGTTTGTGATTGAGGCCATGGTCTTGGTGGTCATGGGCACCGTGGTGGGCGCTGTGGTGGCAGCCTTCAGCAGCAGCCCCATTGCCAACGCCCTGGTTTCCGGCAATACCGCGTCAGCAACAACCGGCACCGCAACTGGTCCCGGCTTCGGCATCCCCGGCGGTGGTGGTCCCGGTGCCGGTGGTGGTCCCGGCGGTGGTGGCGGTTTTGACAGGGCGCGTGGCGCCTTCGCCGGTGCCGAACAGCTCATTGGCACCATCAACACCTCGGTGGGCTGGCAGACACTGCTCATCGGGGTGCTGGGCATCTTGCTGATCGCCGCCATTGGCGCCTTGATCCCTGCCCTGCTGACCGCCAAGGTCCGCCCCATCGAAGTGTTGCGAGGAGAATAA
- a CDS encoding ABC transporter ATP-binding protein, translated as MLSVKNVVKSFNSGDRTIKPVNGVSFSLEAGTFAAILGKSGSGKSTLLSLLGALDKATSGDVIVDDVNISKLPDRKLTAYRRDDIGFVFQGYNLIPNLSAKENVMLPMEFAGISHTKRSARAAELLNQVGLTEEMHARKANRLSGGMQQRVAIARALANNPKLILADEPTGNLDDETGELIIELLRRLAHEKKTTILVVTHDQALASQTERKFRLARGKLVEDEAQDPDCRLGSANRSPLDRPVETD; from the coding sequence ATGCTGAGCGTGAAAAATGTAGTCAAGTCTTTCAATTCCGGCGACCGCACCATCAAACCCGTCAATGGGGTGAGCTTCAGCCTGGAAGCCGGCACCTTCGCGGCCATTCTAGGCAAGAGCGGCAGCGGAAAAAGCACACTGTTGTCCCTGCTGGGCGCCCTTGATAAAGCCACCTCCGGTGACGTGATCGTCGATGACGTGAACATTTCCAAGCTGCCGGATAGGAAGCTGACGGCCTACCGCCGTGATGACATTGGCTTTGTGTTCCAGGGGTACAACTTGATCCCGAACCTCTCAGCCAAGGAAAACGTCATGCTGCCCATGGAATTCGCCGGCATCTCGCACACTAAACGCAGCGCCCGCGCCGCCGAGCTCCTCAATCAAGTGGGACTGACCGAGGAGATGCACGCCCGCAAGGCCAACAGGCTCTCCGGCGGCATGCAACAGCGCGTGGCGATCGCCCGGGCGCTGGCTAACAATCCCAAACTGATCCTGGCCGATGAACCCACGGGAAACCTCGACGACGAAACGGGTGAGCTGATCATCGAGCTGCTCCGCCGCCTGGCCCATGAGAAGAAAACCACCATTTTGGTGGTCACCCATGACCAGGCCTTGGCATCCCAGACAGAAAGGAAATTCCGGTTGGCCCGCGGCAAACTTGTCGAAGACGAAGCCCAAGACCCTGATTGCAGGCTCGGCTCGGCCAATCGATCGCCACTCGATCGGCCAGTTGAAACAGATTAA
- a CDS encoding MDR family MFS transporter, which translates to MSNQTIVETPVDAGEKRKIVLLFAGLMVTMLLASLNQTVLSTALPTMVGELNGVEHMAWAITAFILASTIMMPVYGKLGDLLGRKPMLLFAISIFTVGSVIGALAPDMGTLIAARVVQGLGGGGLMILSQATIADVVPARERGKYMGIMGGVFAFSSVAGPLIGGGLTEGPGWRWAFWMNVPLAVLAIFATIFLLHVPKVVHATRPKIDYLGMMLIAVATTAIVLVGTWGGSQYAWSSPEILGLAAAAIITGVLFVFVERRASEPVMPMMLFKSRNFNLTTIAGLLTGIAMFGVLGYMPTYIQMATGFSAAQAGLLMIPMMGCLLVVSVIVGRRVSTTGRYKVAPIAGSIILAVSLALMATLHADSPVYLICVYMGIMGIGLGASMQIMTLVAQNSFPLKFVGTATAGQNYFRQVGATLGSAVVGAMFATRLHELVAEKIPGGTGGGGAASFTPHIVNSLPDPLKKLVIESYNEALVPLFLWMVPLAVIAAIILFFVKEVPLATKLDGESSVDISTPEMAEFEADVIEADLKTELTAELKHDAGRHGDLEPSRSSSAK; encoded by the coding sequence ATGAGCAACCAAACCATTGTTGAAACTCCGGTCGACGCCGGAGAAAAACGAAAAATCGTCCTTCTCTTCGCAGGCCTCATGGTCACCATGCTGCTCGCCTCCCTGAACCAGACAGTCCTCTCGACAGCGCTGCCCACCATGGTGGGTGAGCTCAACGGCGTCGAGCATATGGCGTGGGCTATCACCGCATTTATTCTGGCTTCCACCATCATGATGCCGGTCTACGGCAAGCTGGGCGACCTCTTGGGCCGCAAGCCCATGCTGCTGTTCGCCATCTCCATCTTCACCGTTGGCTCGGTCATCGGTGCGCTGGCTCCGGACATGGGCACCCTTATTGCGGCTCGCGTGGTCCAGGGCCTCGGTGGTGGTGGTCTGATGATTCTCTCGCAGGCGACCATTGCCGATGTTGTTCCTGCCCGTGAGCGCGGCAAGTACATGGGCATCATGGGCGGCGTGTTCGCGTTCTCATCGGTTGCCGGTCCGCTGATTGGCGGTGGGCTGACCGAGGGACCGGGTTGGCGCTGGGCGTTCTGGATGAACGTGCCGTTGGCAGTGCTGGCTATCTTCGCCACGATCTTCCTGCTGCACGTGCCCAAGGTTGTGCACGCCACGCGCCCCAAGATTGACTACCTGGGCATGATGCTCATTGCCGTCGCCACCACCGCAATTGTGCTGGTCGGAACCTGGGGCGGTTCACAGTATGCGTGGAGCTCCCCGGAGATCCTGGGTCTTGCTGCCGCCGCCATCATCACGGGTGTCCTGTTCGTGTTTGTGGAACGCCGTGCCAGCGAGCCGGTCATGCCCATGATGCTGTTCAAGAGCCGCAACTTCAACCTGACCACTATTGCCGGTCTGCTCACCGGAATCGCCATGTTTGGTGTGCTTGGCTACATGCCCACGTACATTCAAATGGCCACAGGCTTCTCGGCAGCACAAGCAGGCCTGCTCATGATCCCCATGATGGGCTGCCTGCTGGTCGTCTCGGTTATTGTGGGCCGTCGCGTTTCCACTACGGGCCGGTACAAGGTTGCCCCGATCGCCGGCTCCATTATTCTTGCCGTGTCATTGGCGCTGATGGCCACGCTCCATGCCGATTCGCCCGTCTACCTCATCTGCGTGTACATGGGCATCATGGGCATTGGCTTGGGTGCCAGCATGCAAATCATGACGCTGGTTGCGCAGAACTCCTTCCCGTTGAAGTTTGTTGGCACAGCTACTGCCGGGCAGAACTACTTCCGCCAGGTAGGTGCCACGCTTGGTTCCGCTGTTGTGGGCGCCATGTTCGCCACCCGCCTGCATGAGCTCGTTGCCGAGAAGATCCCCGGAGGCACGGGCGGCGGCGGTGCAGCGTCCTTTACGCCGCACATTGTCAACAGCCTGCCGGATCCCCTGAAGAAGCTCGTGATCGAGTCTTACAACGAGGCCCTGGTCCCGCTGTTCCTCTGGATGGTGCCCCTGGCCGTCATTGCCGCGATCATCCTCTTCTTCGTCAAGGAAGTGCCGCTGGCCACCAAACTTGATGGCGAATCCTCTGTGGACATCTCCACTCCCGAGATGGCCGAGTTTGAAGCTGACGTTATTGAAGCTGACCTGAAGACTGAGTTGACTGCTGAGCTGAAGCACGACGCCGGCCGCCACGGTGATCTGGAGCCGAGCCGTTCCAGCTCGGCCAAGTAA
- a CDS encoding TetR/AcrR family transcriptional regulator, which yields MQKTPTVPLRERNRLETWALIHDKASGLALDEGLAKTTVEAIADAAGISKRTFFNYFATKEDAIMGTQPPTLSDEAVAAFHADSHGDLFGRTVRLMVTVIRSMFPEASQQARRKALKTKYPELARTVLLHVAASELLVESILVDRYDDADPEFARAGVPGGRDGAKALLMLAGTAMRFAFSRDPSAVSAGESKAVDESIEIFREAIKATL from the coding sequence ATGCAAAAAACTCCCACCGTGCCGCTCCGTGAGCGAAACCGCCTGGAAACATGGGCGCTGATTCATGACAAGGCCTCGGGACTTGCCCTTGACGAAGGCCTAGCAAAAACCACTGTGGAGGCCATCGCCGACGCTGCCGGCATCTCCAAGCGGACGTTCTTCAACTACTTCGCCACGAAGGAAGACGCCATCATGGGCACCCAGCCCCCCACGCTCTCCGATGAGGCCGTGGCAGCGTTCCATGCAGACAGCCACGGCGATCTCTTTGGCCGCACTGTCCGGCTGATGGTTACGGTGATTCGCTCCATGTTCCCGGAAGCATCGCAACAGGCGCGCCGCAAGGCACTCAAGACCAAATACCCGGAGCTCGCCCGCACTGTCCTTCTGCACGTTGCCGCCTCGGAGCTCCTGGTCGAATCAATCCTGGTGGACCGTTATGACGACGCCGATCCTGAATTTGCGCGTGCTGGTGTGCCTGGCGGCCGTGACGGAGCGAAAGCCCTTTTGATGCTTGCCGGAACCGCTATGCGCTTCGCGTTTAGCCGTGACCCAAGCGCCGTCTCCGCAGGCGAAAGCAAAGCCGTGGATGAGTCCATTGAAATTTTCCGAGAGGCAATCAAAGCAACCTTATGA
- a CDS encoding enoyl-CoA hydratase/isomerase family protein produces MSANTSNTAESDSEGGHKGAPGSASGRSAPERSGEKAGMLRIEHSGPVAMLIMDNPSMRNAITQDMWQQFEDRLAQLEADDSVKVVVVRGAGDHFSAGADIASVQKILHDPATGQSSGGDITVAESALANFRKPTIAAIDGYCVGGAWQIAGACDVRLASSRAVYGITPAKIGIVYPLSGIKRLVELAGPATAKYLLLSGDLVDAHEALRLGLATKVLSIETLWDEVHAFALHLAARSQFSAQGHKALVNALSSGASATEVEQLSAYWQGQMAISDDAAIGVAAFLAKETPEFTWLRPRED; encoded by the coding sequence ATGAGTGCCAACACTTCCAACACTGCCGAATCTGATTCTGAGGGTGGGCACAAGGGTGCCCCGGGCAGTGCTTCTGGCAGAAGTGCTCCTGAGCGTTCGGGGGAGAAGGCCGGAATGCTTCGGATCGAACACTCCGGGCCGGTGGCCATGCTCATCATGGACAACCCGTCCATGCGCAACGCCATCACGCAGGATATGTGGCAACAGTTTGAGGATCGGCTCGCGCAGCTGGAAGCCGACGATTCCGTCAAGGTAGTTGTGGTGCGTGGGGCTGGCGATCACTTCTCCGCCGGGGCAGACATTGCCTCCGTGCAGAAGATCTTGCACGACCCCGCCACCGGGCAGAGCAGTGGAGGCGACATCACTGTTGCCGAAAGTGCGCTGGCGAACTTCCGCAAACCCACCATTGCCGCGATTGACGGCTACTGCGTGGGCGGTGCCTGGCAGATCGCCGGCGCGTGCGATGTTCGACTGGCCTCCAGCCGCGCCGTCTATGGGATCACCCCTGCCAAGATCGGCATTGTGTATCCGCTCTCCGGCATCAAACGGCTGGTGGAGCTGGCCGGACCAGCCACGGCAAAATACCTGCTGCTCAGCGGTGACTTGGTGGACGCCCACGAGGCGCTGCGCCTAGGGCTAGCTACCAAGGTACTGAGCATTGAAACTCTGTGGGATGAAGTGCACGCCTTTGCGCTTCATCTGGCAGCGCGCTCGCAGTTCTCGGCGCAAGGGCACAAGGCGCTCGTCAACGCATTGAGTTCAGGGGCCAGCGCTACCGAGGTAGAACAGCTCAGCGCCTATTGGCAAGGACAGATGGCAATCAGCGACGACGCCGCCATTGGCGTAGCCGCGTTCCTGGCCAAGGAAACCCCGGAATTCACCTGGCTACGCCCGCGCGAAGACTGA
- a CDS encoding CaiB/BaiF CoA transferase family protein → MASETDPHLKLPLDGIRILDLSRALAGPYATALLSDLGAEVVKTESIKGGDSSRAWPPFENDHSLYFDSANRGKQSIAVDFYTQPGRELLWKLAMSADVVVENFRPGVLATMGLDPDELRAAKPEIIIASVSGFGATGPLSTAPGLDQVAQGMSGLMSVTGADADHMYRVGVPIVDMVSGINTALAIAAALVGRARTGEGMEVSTSLLETGLALGAFQSQNYLSNGEVPVPLGNTHPVLTPYGVFATADIPIIIAVGNEKQWQQLCVLLGAPELAQRPEYATGKLRHGNEAVLKTEIERLLARRVASEWLPVLRAAAIPAGPIYNYEQAFADEQVKSLGMVETVLRADGTELPLVRGPISVNRQAPRIRKAPPSLGEDTMAVLAGLNLTQEQIAGLVEANIVKAAPRVSVEAAP, encoded by the coding sequence ATGGCTAGCGAAACCGATCCCCACCTGAAGCTGCCGTTGGACGGCATCCGGATTCTGGATCTTAGCCGCGCCTTGGCCGGACCGTACGCCACGGCGCTGCTGTCAGACCTGGGCGCTGAGGTGGTCAAGACCGAAAGCATCAAGGGTGGGGACTCCAGCCGGGCCTGGCCCCCGTTCGAAAACGATCACAGCCTGTATTTTGATTCAGCCAACAGGGGCAAGCAGTCCATCGCTGTCGATTTCTATACCCAGCCCGGGCGGGAGCTGCTGTGGAAACTGGCGATGAGCGCCGACGTCGTGGTTGAAAATTTCAGGCCCGGAGTCTTGGCCACCATGGGTCTTGACCCTGATGAGCTGCGCGCGGCCAAGCCGGAGATCATCATCGCGTCGGTGAGCGGCTTCGGCGCCACAGGTCCTCTTTCCACAGCGCCTGGACTGGACCAAGTGGCCCAGGGCATGAGTGGTCTGATGTCCGTGACGGGTGCAGATGCCGATCACATGTACCGGGTGGGTGTGCCCATCGTGGATATGGTGTCCGGCATCAACACGGCGCTGGCTATTGCCGCGGCCCTAGTGGGCAGGGCCCGGACGGGGGAAGGGATGGAGGTCTCGACGTCGCTCCTTGAAACAGGGCTGGCGCTGGGGGCCTTTCAGAGCCAAAATTACCTCAGCAACGGCGAGGTTCCGGTGCCGCTGGGAAATACTCACCCCGTTTTGACCCCCTACGGGGTGTTCGCCACGGCTGACATTCCCATCATCATTGCGGTGGGCAATGAAAAGCAGTGGCAGCAGCTGTGTGTACTGCTCGGTGCGCCCGAACTGGCGCAGCGCCCCGAATACGCCACAGGGAAGCTGCGCCACGGCAACGAAGCGGTGCTCAAAACTGAGATTGAGCGGCTGCTTGCTCGCAGGGTTGCCAGCGAATGGCTCCCGGTGCTGCGTGCCGCTGCGATCCCGGCCGGACCCATTTACAATTACGAACAGGCGTTTGCCGACGAACAGGTCAAATCGCTGGGCATGGTGGAAACTGTGCTCCGTGCAGACGGAACCGAGCTGCCGCTGGTCAGGGGCCCCATTTCGGTCAACCGGCAGGCACCGCGCATCCGCAAGGCGCCGCCGTCGTTGGGGGAGGACACCATGGCCGTGTTGGCCGGGTTGAATCTTACGCAGGAGCAAATCGCCGGTCTTGTGGAGGCCAACATCGTCAAGGCGGCCCCGCGGGTCAGCGTGGAGGCGGCACCATGA